A region of the Sminthopsis crassicaudata isolate SCR6 chromosome 6, ASM4859323v1, whole genome shotgun sequence genome:
AGCTAGGGAGAAGTCACAGCAGAAAGGTTACATGGTTAGGTCATATCCCAATGTTTCAATGAAACAAATAAAGGGATAAAAGACTTCGTGGCTCTTAGAAAGGTTGATTGAGGTTGAAGgaagtgaataaaattttaaagttcacTCTGAACCATCAGAGTGAACAGATTTCTGGGAAAGAAGATCCCTGCATCTCATCCACACGCACATGAATGTGCCTTGTGAATTCTAATGAATACACCTGGATCCTCAAGGATTTTGAGGAACTAAGAGTTGGCATACTGTAAGCATGAGAGAAGAGTCCTGTGTTACAGGTAGTTCTGATCCATTGGGCTATTAAAAAGGAAGCGGACTGAAATAAATTTTAGTCCTACTCTCTCTATTCCTCAGGAGATATGTCTACCTCTGAAGACTAGCCTATCTCTATAACCTCCGACTTGCCACAGCATGGGAACAAGTTTCATTGGGTATTTTTGATATTCCCAGTTAAAATTTTTGGGGAAGCAAAATGTTGAAGTCACAAGAAGCAGAGATGAAGTCAGGCCGAAATCAGAATCTGGGCAGAACTGGGCAAGGCAcacctggataaatcacttcctttctcagttttcgcatTCAGAAAGTCAAGGGTCTTGACTGGATGATGCCTCTAAAGCCTCCCAATCCTTTGATTCTAAACATAGGTTAATGTTAGAGATCAGAGAGAATTACTGGAAGGATAATATAGGGTACTCTGGAGTCAGAAGTCCCAAAGAAGTAAATGTCATCCATGAAGATATGGGGATCTGAGGCAAACATTGTCAAGAATAAGCGATGGTAGACTGGGCCCCAGACTGGTGGTCTCATCCCCATAAACGTGATAAAAGACAAATATTCTTGGATCAAAGGACAGGGAACTCTAGGGAGGGGATCAGCATTCTAAAATTTTAGAGGAGATATCTTTGAGTCTGTGGTTGGGAGAGAGGCAAAGATGGACAAGTGATAAATCAACTAATTTACCAAGATGCGTGGCCATATGCATAGGCATTTCATCACTGGCCTGTCTTTTGACCTTGACAATTCaccttttctctatattttcacagagtgagatggagaaagaataagTAATGCAGGAGATAATAGTTTCATTGGAGTGGCAGGATCAAAAGTCACATGGCAAAAGGTTGAAAAGGTAAATGATGAAGTGGAGATAAGCAGATGACCTTTAGGAGTTTGGCtatgaaaggaaggaggaattAGATGATGTCTTGATTTACAAGATTCCAACAAACCAGAAGTTCCTCCTTAGCACAAAGAATATTCTGCCATTATCAGCTCCTTAAAATGTCTCTCCTATTTTCAGGTTTATGTATCCTGGTCAGTGTCTTGCTCTGGGGCCACAATTAAAGGATTCCATTAAAAGACAGCATCCTCTAACCCCCTCCCACACTAAATAACTTTTAACCCTAATGGTTGATCTTTACCTAGCACTTTGAGGTTACaattcaggaaatatttattaagtgactcctgtgagcaaaggagaaaaacagTTTAATTTCTTTAGTGCATTTTGTCCATAAAACAAACCTGAAAGGTGGGCACTTGGCATATTTCAGTTTAGGAAATTTAATTCAGGAACCTTATACTTAGAAGAAAATTCACAGACTCCTAGCAAAGGCCAGAGATGGGTTTTTCTGACTTCacattatgtttttttccccaccATATCACATTATCGCTCAGGGACCACTGGTCTCTGCTTTAGAGAGCTTGGAGACAGAAATGTTGTCAAAGGGGAATAGAAGGGATGCTATTATTCAGTAGCCTAAAGTTCCACTTTGCAAAACCCCTAAGGCCTCCAGGCATCCATGGTCTTCATAGGTTAGGAGGTATGAAGGTAGGGAATAGAAAGATTTGGAGGCTGTCTCAAGAAGTCTGTCTAAGCTGTAGCTCCTCCAAATGTAACTTGATACACATCTCCTCCACTCTGATCCGCTGTATCCTTGGGAGATTAAGTTCTGTTGAAGGGGAGAGCCTGCAACTTTAACTCTAAGAGCTCTGATCCTCACTGATCACTCCCAGCCTTTTGGTGCTTTGTATCCCTAGGATACAGCCTCTATGGGTAAGTGAATGCCCAAGAAGCAGGACCCATTTAGACGTTCTCTATGGAACTATTCTCCATGTAGAACAACTCTCTCTGAAGCTTAGAAATGAGGAGAAACCTCAGTCTTACATTTCACCATCACCTGGGAAAGATTCTTTTGGGAGAAGCATAAATACCCCCCTTCCCTGTGGCCTAAATGGAGACCCCAGAAGACAAACTGTCCGAACTTTCCATAAAAAGGCTTTTGTCCCTTTTCATAGACCAAGCTTCTGGGCCCTCTTTATCTGCACCTTTGTGTCTGAGGCATGTTCTGAACCTAAAACTTAAGAGGGAGAGACATTTCTGCTACCTGAAATGATTCAGTGTATTTACAGGTCAGTGTGCTCAGGACCATCAAGGGAGCAGCAGAAGTTTCCTGAGAAAGGATCCATCCCCATGGCCCAGTTCTCTACAGAATCTCCCCAGGACCAAGGTTCTGACCATGGGATCGAGGCAATAGGGACCGTGAATGTAACTAAAGAAAGTACACAATCTTCAGCCATACCCTACTTTGTCCTGGTCATCAGCCTGGCTGGGCTGGTGAGCAATGGCCTTGTCGTCTGGATTCTCAGCTTTTGCATTAAGAAGAACCCCTTCTCTGTCTACATCCTTAACCTGGCCTGGGCTGACTTCCTCCACCTTGTCTGCTGGACTCTAATCAccataaattttttcttcccaagCCCATTAGTTTCCATCCGTGAAGTCATCACCCCTGTCACGGTCATTTTCTACAGTGTGGGGCTGAGTCTGCTGGTGGCCATCAGCACGGAGCGCTGCCTGTCTGTTCTCTTCCCCATCTGGTACCAATGTCTCCGGCCGAGGAGCACGTCCGCGCTGGTCTGTGCCCTCGTCTGGCTCCTCTTTGTCCTGCTCCTGGCCGTCCTGGGGCTCACGTGTGTGTATTTAGTCCACAGTTTCTGCTATGGGGTTCTTGTAACTAGTTCAATGTGGATTCTTCTGCTCATTGCCCTGATGAGTGTGTCCAGCCTGGCTCTGCTGCTCAGCGTCCAGTGTAATTCCCAGCGACGCCAGCCTCCCAGGCTCTATGTCCTCATCCTGCTCACCGTCCTCCTGTTCTTCCTCTGCGGTCTGCCCTTCGGGATTTTGTTGTTGATGCAAAACTTGAAACTCGACTTCCCTTCCATGATGTATCTTTTTGACCTCTCGCCTCTCCTGTCTACTCTGAATAGCAGTATCAACCCCCTCATTTATTTCTTCGTAGGGAGTTCCAGACAGAAGAGGCTGAGGGAGT
Encoded here:
- the LOC141547224 gene encoding mas-related G-protein coupled receptor member X2-like, whose product is MAQFSTESPQDQGSDHGIEAIGTVNVTKESTQSSAIPYFVLVISLAGLVSNGLVVWILSFCIKKNPFSVYILNLAWADFLHLVCWTLITINFFFPSPLVSIREVITPVTVIFYSVGLSLLVAISTERCLSVLFPIWYQCLRPRSTSALVCALVWLLFVLLLAVLGLTCVYLVHSFCYGVLVTSSMWILLLIALMSVSSLALLLSVQCNSQRRQPPRLYVLILLTVLLFFLCGLPFGILLLMQNLKLDFPSMMYLFDLSPLLSTLNSSINPLIYFFVGSSRQKRLRESLILVLQRVLGEEAELEHGPKTASIGPMEITP